The following are encoded in a window of Chondrinema litorale genomic DNA:
- a CDS encoding S9 family peptidase, whose product MKLYSIPLKNKLITLLFLFTGILQLSAQNDFTMESIRAYPFPGGLTSSADGNKIAWVFNKEGLRNIYVAEAPDFKAKKLTNYSADDGQDLTSVSVSADGKWVVYLRGGEHGSNWDDEVTINPHSLPETPKVEMWSIPFAGGEPILLGNGAGPVISPTSDKVAYVKDKQIWVTPINESEKGEKIFSMRGSNSSPVWSPDGNKLAFVSSRGDRAFIGIYESPEKGIVWAGPDFDRDFSPRWSPDSKKLVFVRRPGGGGEPETAVDLHHSAWKIMLYDTESDKTKMLWEAPKTLAGSLPRTHGGTNLHWAGGRIVFLSYHDGWPHLYSMTEAGGEPLLLTPGDFMAEYISLSPDGKTLVFSGNTGPDEHDIDRRHIVKVSVDKADMKVITPGAGNEWAPLVVDGGKSVICIAATAQLPPLPAILPANGGTIKRLAEEEVNADFPTKHLVTPEQVIFKSDDGLSIHGTVFNNKKIKGKKPAIVYIHGGPPRQMLLGWHYSSYYTNAYAVNQYLANQGFIVLSVNYRLGIGYGYDFHYPPHTGPRGGEEYKDVVAAGEWLAEQEEVDPQKIGVYGGSYGGYLTAMALGRDSRLFSVGVDIHGVHDRTINRTSDVLYPDSYERASDAEYAVDVAWKSSPIAYVDGWTSPVLIIHGDDDRNVPFSQSTDLVQRLRKKGVPMETLVIVDDSHHFMIHSNQLKVNNATVEYLLKHLKK is encoded by the coding sequence ATGAAACTTTACTCAATACCCCTTAAAAACAAACTCATCACTCTCCTATTCCTATTTACTGGAATTTTGCAATTATCTGCGCAAAACGATTTCACAATGGAATCTATCAGAGCTTATCCTTTTCCGGGAGGATTAACTTCATCGGCAGATGGAAATAAAATTGCATGGGTGTTTAACAAAGAAGGACTTCGCAATATTTATGTAGCAGAAGCACCAGATTTTAAAGCAAAAAAACTAACTAATTATTCAGCAGACGACGGACAAGATTTAACCAGTGTATCTGTTTCTGCTGATGGCAAATGGGTAGTTTATCTTCGTGGTGGTGAGCACGGCTCAAACTGGGACGATGAAGTAACCATCAACCCTCATTCATTACCAGAAACGCCAAAAGTTGAAATGTGGAGTATTCCTTTTGCTGGTGGAGAACCTATATTATTAGGTAATGGCGCTGGCCCTGTAATTTCACCTACGAGTGATAAAGTGGCTTATGTAAAAGACAAGCAAATCTGGGTAACTCCAATAAATGAGAGCGAAAAAGGAGAAAAAATATTTAGCATGAGAGGCTCAAACAGTTCTCCTGTTTGGTCGCCAGATGGAAATAAATTAGCTTTTGTTTCTAGCAGAGGAGACAGAGCATTTATAGGAATTTACGAAAGTCCAGAAAAAGGAATTGTTTGGGCAGGTCCAGACTTCGACAGAGACTTCTCTCCACGTTGGTCACCAGATAGCAAAAAGCTTGTATTTGTGAGAAGACCCGGTGGCGGAGGCGAACCAGAAACAGCAGTAGATTTACATCATTCAGCATGGAAAATTATGTTATATGATACCGAATCTGATAAAACTAAAATGCTTTGGGAAGCACCTAAAACGCTAGCAGGTTCATTACCAAGAACACATGGCGGAACCAACTTACATTGGGCAGGTGGCAGAATCGTTTTCCTTTCTTACCACGATGGCTGGCCTCATTTATATTCTATGACGGAAGCCGGTGGCGAACCTTTATTGCTAACTCCGGGAGACTTTATGGCAGAATACATCTCGCTAAGTCCTGATGGAAAAACATTGGTTTTCTCTGGAAACACTGGTCCAGATGAGCATGATATTGACAGAAGACACATTGTAAAAGTCTCTGTTGATAAAGCCGATATGAAAGTAATTACTCCGGGTGCTGGTAACGAATGGGCGCCACTGGTTGTAGATGGTGGAAAATCTGTAATTTGCATTGCCGCAACAGCACAACTTCCTCCTTTGCCTGCTATTCTCCCTGCAAATGGCGGAACTATTAAAAGATTGGCAGAAGAAGAAGTAAATGCAGATTTTCCGACTAAACATCTGGTCACACCTGAGCAAGTTATCTTTAAATCTGATGATGGATTGTCTATCCACGGAACAGTTTTCAACAATAAAAAAATTAAAGGAAAGAAACCTGCCATTGTATACATCCACGGTGGACCTCCACGCCAAATGTTATTAGGCTGGCACTATTCATCTTACTACACCAATGCTTATGCTGTAAACCAATATTTGGCAAATCAAGGTTTTATTGTACTTTCTGTAAACTACAGATTGGGCATCGGTTACGGTTACGATTTCCATTACCCACCTCATACAGGCCCTAGAGGTGGAGAGGAATACAAAGACGTTGTTGCTGCTGGTGAATGGTTAGCAGAACAAGAAGAAGTTGACCCTCAAAAAATCGGTGTGTATGGAGGTTCTTATGGTGGTTACTTAACTGCTATGGCACTTGGCCGCGATTCAAGATTATTCTCAGTAGGAGTTGATATTCACGGAGTTCACGATAGAACCATCAACAGAACTAGTGATGTCTTATATCCAGATTCATATGAAAGGGCATCTGACGCAGAATATGCGGTAGATGTTGCTTGGAAATCTTCTCCAATTGCTTATGTAGATGGCTGGACTTCTCCTGTACTCATTATTCATGGTGATGATGACCGAAATGTGCCATTTAGCCAAAGTACAGATTTAGTACAACGATTGAGAAAGAAAGGTGTACCTATGGAAACTTTGGTGATTGTTGATGATTCTCACCACTTTATGATCCACAGTAATCAGTTAAAAGTTAATAATGCAACAGTTGAGTATTTGCTCAAGCATTTAAAGAAATAA
- a CDS encoding beta-N-acetylhexosaminidase, translating to MIREIVEKTLILLVLVAFGCNKQQQNDVTLDNVSIIPEPASLTKGNGSFEINKSTKIYFQAGHEELSKIAETFSGKLEKAAGFALQIEASANATDVSENSILFTTESADASLGGEGYTLDVTKTGVVAKAIEPAGIFYAMQSIKQLLPPEIESTKQVNDISWRLPVVSVKDTPRFAWRGMHLDVSRHMSSVEFVKKYIDNMAMHKLNTFHWHLTDDQGWRIEIKKYPKLTEIGAWRDETLVGHAGSTKYDGKRYGGFYTQEEIKEVVDYAQKRYITVVPEIEMPGHATAAVAAYPELGVTGNRPDVVKEWGVFLDIYGVQDETFEFLENVLLEVFELFPSKYIHIGGDEAWKDQWDNDPKVQAKIKELGLKDSHELQSWFITRMEKFINEHDRQIIGWDEILEGGLAPNAAVMSWRGEEGGIEAAKQKHYVVMTPGSHVYFDHFQGDPKFEPLQFGGFTTLEKVYSYNPTPDDLTDEEKKYILGAQANVWSEYLPTSEKVEYVVFPRMAALSEVVWSPLAKKSWETFKEKIPEQLQRYDYRGINYSKSIYYVTYHLAKDSSTNKFTVTLKNQFELPDMRYTLNGGDPTSSSELYESPLILEEGTVIKAGLFEDKVIKGKVTEITVKSEEDTKKH from the coding sequence ATGATAAGAGAAATAGTCGAAAAAACATTGATTTTGCTGGTTTTAGTGGCATTTGGTTGCAACAAGCAACAACAGAATGATGTCACTCTGGACAACGTAAGTATTATACCAGAACCAGCTAGTCTTACTAAAGGAAACGGCAGTTTTGAAATAAATAAATCAACAAAAATTTATTTTCAGGCAGGACATGAAGAGTTAAGTAAAATTGCGGAAACTTTTTCTGGTAAACTTGAGAAGGCAGCAGGGTTTGCTTTACAAATTGAAGCAAGCGCAAATGCTACCGATGTGTCTGAAAATAGTATCCTGTTTACTACAGAAAGTGCAGATGCTTCGCTTGGTGGCGAAGGTTATACATTGGATGTTACTAAAACTGGTGTAGTGGCTAAAGCTATTGAACCGGCAGGTATTTTTTATGCCATGCAATCTATTAAACAGCTTTTACCTCCTGAAATAGAAAGTACTAAACAAGTAAATGATATTAGTTGGAGACTACCAGTAGTTTCTGTGAAAGATACACCAAGATTTGCTTGGAGAGGTATGCACTTAGATGTTTCTCGCCATATGAGCTCAGTGGAATTTGTAAAAAAATACATTGACAACATGGCGATGCATAAGTTAAATACTTTCCATTGGCACTTAACAGATGATCAGGGTTGGAGAATTGAGATTAAAAAATATCCTAAGTTAACTGAAATTGGAGCTTGGAGAGACGAAACTCTAGTTGGCCATGCAGGCTCAACTAAGTATGATGGAAAGCGATATGGAGGTTTTTATACTCAGGAAGAAATTAAAGAAGTGGTGGATTATGCACAAAAAAGATACATCACAGTTGTACCAGAAATTGAGATGCCTGGCCATGCAACTGCGGCAGTTGCTGCTTATCCTGAATTAGGAGTTACAGGTAACAGACCAGATGTAGTAAAAGAGTGGGGAGTGTTCTTAGATATATATGGTGTACAAGATGAGACTTTTGAATTTCTTGAGAATGTATTATTAGAAGTATTTGAACTTTTCCCAAGTAAATATATCCACATTGGTGGCGACGAAGCATGGAAAGACCAATGGGATAATGACCCTAAAGTTCAGGCAAAAATTAAAGAATTAGGGTTAAAAGATTCTCACGAGTTACAAAGCTGGTTTATTACCAGAATGGAGAAGTTTATCAATGAGCATGACAGACAGATAATTGGTTGGGACGAAATTCTTGAAGGTGGTTTGGCACCAAATGCAGCGGTAATGTCTTGGAGAGGTGAAGAAGGAGGAATAGAGGCAGCTAAGCAAAAACACTACGTAGTAATGACACCGGGTTCTCATGTTTATTTCGATCATTTTCAGGGTGATCCTAAATTTGAGCCTTTACAGTTTGGTGGTTTTACTACTCTGGAAAAAGTATATTCTTACAATCCAACTCCAGATGATTTAACTGATGAGGAGAAAAAATACATATTAGGTGCACAAGCGAATGTTTGGTCTGAGTATTTACCAACATCAGAAAAAGTAGAATATGTAGTTTTTCCTAGAATGGCAGCACTTTCTGAGGTGGTTTGGTCACCATTAGCCAAGAAAAGTTGGGAGACATTTAAAGAAAAAATTCCCGAACAATTACAAAGATACGATTACAGAGGCATCAACTATTCTAAGAGTATTTACTATGTAACTTACCATTTAGCAAAAGATTCGTCTACTAATAAGTTCACAGTTACACTTAAGAATCAGTTCGAGTTACCAGATATGCGATATACATTAAATGGCGGCGATCCAACATCAAGTTCGGAGTTATACGAATCGCCATTAATTTTAGAAGAGGGAACAGTAATTAAGGCTGGTTTATTCGAAGATAAAGTAATTAAAGGCAAAGTAACAGAAATTACTGTGAAGTCAGAAGAGGATACTAAGAAACATTAA
- a CDS encoding IS701 family transposase translates to MDKSLYISYLLHTHGNYTCTHMAAHSMDVSHDQVTRFLAHSKFTSSDLWDIVKGHLQDSADSFILVDDSVQAKRYSRYIELAKRQYSGNEHGLVNGINLVNMVHSNGIDGDYYPIDYRIYHPETDKKTKNDHFQEMFTRMTMRKDLKAKKILFDSWYASMDNLKLVHRSGWTFFTTLKSNRQVSLSRDTGMQAVGTVELSGRQLLEGVQVKLKKYPYPVKLFKIVSLNGDIEWVITNDLSDRMNVFEAENESQIRWQIEQFHREYKQLTGSEKCQCRKAISQRNHLACCYQAWIGLKLLAKQLKTTLYQIKVLPFSNYLKQILANPIIILT, encoded by the coding sequence ATGGATAAATCTCTGTACATATCATATCTTCTCCATACTCACGGGAATTATACCTGTACCCACATGGCAGCCCATTCTATGGATGTCAGTCATGACCAAGTCACACGTTTTCTAGCCCATTCTAAATTTACCTCTTCCGACCTGTGGGATATTGTCAAGGGCCATCTCCAAGATAGCGCAGACTCATTTATCCTTGTCGATGACAGTGTTCAGGCAAAGAGGTATTCCCGGTATATAGAATTGGCCAAAAGGCAGTACTCAGGCAATGAGCATGGCCTAGTCAATGGGATCAATCTGGTAAACATGGTACACAGCAATGGCATTGATGGGGATTACTATCCTATCGATTACCGAATCTACCACCCAGAAACGGATAAGAAGACCAAGAATGACCATTTCCAGGAGATGTTCACCCGAATGACCATGCGTAAAGACCTGAAAGCCAAAAAGATACTTTTTGACAGCTGGTATGCTTCCATGGACAACCTTAAGCTTGTGCACAGAAGCGGCTGGACATTCTTCACTACCCTGAAGAGCAACCGCCAAGTCAGCCTATCCAGAGACACAGGGATGCAGGCTGTGGGCACAGTCGAGCTTTCCGGTAGGCAACTGCTGGAAGGCGTACAGGTCAAACTCAAAAAATACCCTTACCCCGTCAAATTATTCAAGATAGTCTCCCTAAACGGGGACATTGAATGGGTGATCACAAATGATCTATCGGACAGGATGAATGTATTTGAGGCCGAAAACGAATCCCAGATCAGATGGCAGATTGAGCAGTTCCACAGGGAATACAAACAGCTTACAGGCTCTGAGAAGTGCCAATGCCGAAAGGCAATCTCCCAGAGGAACCATCTAGCTTGCTGCTACCAGGCTTGGATAGGGCTGAAACTCCTTGCAAAACAGTTGAAAACAACACTCTATCAAATCAAAGTACTTCCGTTCAGCAACTATCTTAAACAGATTCTTGCTAATCCTATTATCATTTTAACTTAA
- a CDS encoding zinc-binding dehydrogenase: MEETAVAMVFEKEASPFVVQEFYLPDLSEGEVLVKTEFATICTSDLHTFYGRRTSHCHSILGHEIIGHVDKIAANGVKDFTGNLLKEGDRVTWAVYAHDAESKMSKKGFPQKSENLYKYGHQKIDGNCQLNGGFASHCHLLKGSSIFKIPETLSAEEAAPLNCTHATTAGAIRLAGDLKGKTVLVSGAGMLGLSACAMAKENGANAVLVNDIQETRMEMALSFGTDFLLNENEFTTTKHKKFKGEIDIIIETSGQPNAIENTLEKLTTGGIIILVGAVFPQRNISINAEKIVRKLLTIKGLHNYIPDDLKQAIQFLQDAKDKYPFKKLVGKTFPLNQLDAAFAEGNIGKHYRIGIETKSLITNK, encoded by the coding sequence ATGGAAGAGACAGCAGTAGCCATGGTTTTCGAAAAAGAAGCAAGTCCCTTTGTGGTACAAGAGTTTTACCTTCCAGATTTAAGCGAAGGTGAAGTGCTTGTAAAAACAGAGTTTGCCACCATTTGCACTAGCGATTTACATACTTTTTATGGTCGAAGAACATCGCATTGCCATAGCATACTGGGTCATGAAATAATCGGGCATGTAGATAAAATTGCGGCTAATGGTGTAAAAGACTTTACTGGAAATTTACTGAAAGAAGGAGATAGAGTAACTTGGGCAGTTTATGCGCACGATGCTGAAAGTAAAATGAGCAAAAAAGGATTTCCCCAAAAATCTGAAAACCTCTATAAGTATGGTCACCAGAAAATTGATGGAAACTGCCAGTTAAATGGAGGATTTGCATCTCATTGCCATCTATTAAAAGGTTCAAGTATTTTTAAAATACCTGAAACATTAAGTGCCGAAGAAGCCGCTCCACTCAATTGCACTCATGCAACTACAGCCGGAGCAATTAGGCTTGCTGGTGATTTAAAAGGAAAAACTGTATTGGTAAGTGGAGCCGGAATGCTAGGTTTATCGGCTTGTGCTATGGCCAAAGAAAATGGTGCAAATGCAGTTTTGGTAAACGATATACAGGAAACTAGAATGGAAATGGCGCTGTCTTTTGGTACAGATTTTTTATTAAATGAAAATGAATTTACAACTACTAAACACAAAAAATTTAAGGGTGAAATTGATATAATTATAGAAACATCAGGGCAACCAAATGCCATTGAAAATACACTAGAAAAATTAACCACTGGTGGGATTATCATACTTGTTGGAGCAGTATTCCCACAGAGAAACATATCAATTAACGCGGAGAAAATTGTACGGAAATTACTAACAATCAAAGGTTTACATAATTACATTCCAGATGACCTCAAACAGGCTATTCAATTTTTGCAGGATGCAAAGGATAAATATCCTTTTAAAAAACTAGTGGGTAAAACTTTTCCTCTTAATCAACTCGACGCAGCATTTGCTGAGGGTAATATAGGAAAACACTATCGAATTGGAATAGAGACTAAATCGCTAATCACAAATAAATAA
- a CDS encoding alpha/beta hydrolase, whose amino-acid sequence MQSINKLFLGEYLYRILVSLFFLSLFSSFSMSGFAQVKIAEIGDFQLENNEVIKDCKVGYLTFGKLNPDKSNAILLPTWYAGNSNSLIEYVGEKQMLDSTKYFVIIVDALGDGFSSSPSNSKEQAGSDFPVFSIRDMVNVQHHFLTEFMKINHLYAVTGISMGGMQTYQWMASYPDFMDKLAPIFGSPILSSYDKLTYGIFNKMMSLCDGEDCGDIAEATLMLEYLLGQTPEFRVKNTASEFYTTFLNEVCKEAEAYKVLDLYSQMTAISNHGICTESNLQNVADNFKGEVLVSIANQDHLVLPNSSKVLAQKLNAELFEIDSDCGHYSFWCEKDLLSERVRRFLE is encoded by the coding sequence ATGCAAAGTATTAACAAGTTATTTTTAGGTGAATACTTATATCGTATTCTTGTTTCACTATTCTTTTTAAGTCTATTTTCCTCTTTTTCAATGAGTGGTTTTGCTCAGGTTAAAATTGCTGAAATTGGAGATTTTCAATTGGAAAACAATGAGGTTATAAAAGATTGTAAGGTGGGCTATCTCACATTTGGTAAACTTAATCCCGATAAATCTAATGCTATTTTGTTACCAACTTGGTATGCAGGTAATTCGAATAGCTTGATAGAATATGTAGGTGAAAAACAGATGTTAGATTCAACAAAGTATTTTGTAATTATAGTAGATGCTTTGGGTGACGGTTTTTCATCTTCTCCTTCTAATAGTAAAGAGCAAGCAGGAAGTGATTTTCCAGTGTTTTCTATAAGAGATATGGTAAATGTTCAGCATCATTTTCTTACAGAATTTATGAAGATAAACCATTTATATGCTGTTACAGGTATTTCTATGGGCGGTATGCAAACTTACCAGTGGATGGCAAGTTATCCAGACTTTATGGACAAATTAGCTCCAATTTTTGGCTCTCCAATTTTAAGTTCATATGATAAACTTACTTATGGAATTTTTAACAAAATGATGAGCCTTTGCGATGGAGAAGACTGTGGTGATATTGCTGAAGCAACATTGATGTTAGAATATTTACTTGGGCAAACACCAGAATTTAGAGTAAAAAATACAGCTTCTGAATTTTATACCACTTTTCTAAATGAAGTTTGCAAAGAAGCAGAGGCTTATAAAGTGCTTGATTTATATAGCCAGATGACAGCTATTTCTAACCACGGAATTTGTACAGAAAGTAATTTGCAAAATGTAGCAGATAATTTTAAAGGGGAAGTACTAGTTAGCATTGCTAATCAAGATCACTTGGTGTTGCCAAATTCTTCTAAGGTATTGGCCCAAAAATTAAACGCAGAGCTTTTTGAAATTGATTCCGACTGTGGTCATTATTCTTTCTGGTGCGAAAAAGATTTGCTTAGTGAAAGAGTTAGACGTTTCTTAGAATGA
- a CDS encoding DUF547 domain-containing protein, which translates to MKSHLLLTLIITFFVSSFTFSKPLDTFFSEADMFLKKWVENGNINYGKLKENFNEIEELNKQIAQADLSNVSEDEKKAFYINAYNLLVIYQITKYYPIKSALDKSGFFDKFNHKIAGETTTLDRIEKKYLILKYHDPRIHFAIACAAVSCPKLASFAYKPNMLDTQLDTRTKLAMNKDYVVKVSSKEKQVNLSKIFEWYAVDFGGKESATLDFINKYRNTKIPTEYDLNFMEYNWNLNVIK; encoded by the coding sequence ATGAAATCTCATTTACTACTCACTCTGATAATTACCTTTTTTGTTTCATCTTTTACATTTTCCAAACCATTGGATACGTTTTTCTCTGAGGCAGACATGTTTTTAAAAAAGTGGGTTGAAAACGGAAATATCAATTACGGAAAGCTCAAAGAAAATTTCAATGAAATTGAAGAACTCAATAAACAAATAGCCCAAGCTGATCTTAGCAATGTATCTGAAGATGAAAAAAAAGCTTTTTACATTAATGCTTATAATCTGCTTGTAATTTACCAGATCACTAAATATTATCCGATAAAATCTGCGCTAGATAAAAGTGGTTTTTTTGACAAATTCAATCATAAAATTGCTGGTGAAACTACTACTTTAGACCGAATTGAAAAGAAATACCTTATACTAAAATATCACGATCCGAGAATCCATTTTGCCATAGCTTGTGCTGCGGTAAGTTGCCCTAAACTGGCAAGCTTTGCTTACAAACCAAATATGCTCGACACGCAATTAGATACCAGAACTAAACTCGCAATGAATAAAGATTATGTTGTAAAAGTGAGCAGTAAAGAGAAGCAAGTAAATCTTTCTAAGATATTCGAATGGTATGCTGTAGATTTTGGCGGAAAAGAAAGTGCTACACTCGATTTTATCAATAAATATAGAAATACTAAAATTCCAACTGAATACGACTTAAATTTTATGGAGTACAACTGGAATCTAAATGTTATTAAATAG
- a CDS encoding HAD hydrolase-like protein, translating to MELNEIKMIVFDMAGTVVDEKNVVYKTLQKALNLAGYDFTLETVLTNAGGKEKFQAIKDMIALSNTDEGKSAEEAYDSFLTFLKEAYENLDVSTYSGVEELMERLREKDIKIVLNTGYNTITAENLLKKMSWKKGKQYDLLVAADKVKNGRPAPDMILLAMEEFKITDAKYVAKVGDSVIDIEEGKAANCGLTFGVTTGAHTQNQLEEANPDFILDTLCSMDKYIA from the coding sequence ATGGAATTGAATGAGATTAAAATGATTGTTTTTGATATGGCCGGCACAGTAGTCGATGAGAAAAATGTAGTGTATAAAACACTGCAAAAAGCCCTCAATCTCGCCGGTTATGATTTTACCCTCGAAACAGTATTAACTAATGCTGGTGGTAAAGAAAAATTCCAGGCAATTAAAGATATGATTGCACTAAGCAATACAGATGAAGGCAAAAGTGCAGAAGAAGCGTATGATAGCTTTCTTACTTTTTTAAAAGAAGCTTACGAAAATTTAGATGTTTCTACCTACAGTGGTGTGGAAGAATTAATGGAAAGACTTCGTGAAAAGGATATAAAAATTGTACTTAACACTGGCTACAACACAATAACTGCAGAAAACCTGCTGAAAAAAATGAGCTGGAAAAAAGGTAAACAGTACGATTTGTTAGTTGCTGCCGATAAAGTTAAAAATGGTAGACCAGCACCAGATATGATTTTACTGGCAATGGAAGAATTTAAGATTACAGATGCAAAATATGTGGCAAAAGTGGGAGATTCTGTAATAGATATTGAAGAGGGAAAAGCCGCAAACTGTGGGCTCACTTTTGGTGTAACTACCGGTGCGCACACACAAAATCAATTAGAAGAAGCAAATCCTGATTTCATACTGGACACACTTTGCTCTATGGACAAATATATAGCTTAA
- a CDS encoding transporter substrate-binding domain-containing protein yields MSETILKVGTTGDYKPFSYWNPSKKSFEGLDIDMAQMIGYDLKLTVEFVKTTWKTLSSDIVDKKFDIAMCGITRTPQRVELLGMSIGYVKIGKSPLIRKDDYEKYKTIEEINQPEVTIGVNIGGTNEAFVDNNIYRAKVIKFKDNLKVPKAVIRGKVDVMITDNVEAMIMQNEHPELYAQSLDSLFTKDEIGILFNPDNNDWDATLNNWLLRQMHFGKIDELKKKWGIFKQD; encoded by the coding sequence ATGAGCGAAACTATTCTAAAAGTTGGCACAACTGGCGACTACAAACCCTTCAGTTACTGGAATCCCTCTAAAAAATCTTTCGAAGGACTCGATATTGACATGGCACAAATGATTGGCTATGATTTAAAATTGACAGTCGAATTTGTAAAAACAACTTGGAAAACCCTCAGTAGCGATATTGTAGACAAAAAGTTCGACATTGCCATGTGCGGCATTACCAGAACCCCCCAAAGAGTTGAGCTTCTAGGCATGAGTATCGGTTATGTGAAAATTGGCAAATCTCCCTTAATCAGAAAAGATGATTATGAGAAATATAAAACGATAGAAGAGATAAATCAGCCAGAAGTGACTATTGGCGTTAATATCGGCGGTACCAACGAAGCCTTTGTTGACAATAATATTTATAGGGCAAAAGTGATTAAATTTAAAGACAACCTTAAAGTACCTAAGGCTGTAATACGCGGCAAAGTTGATGTAATGATTACTGATAATGTGGAAGCCATGATTATGCAGAATGAACACCCCGAACTATATGCTCAAAGCCTAGACAGTCTTTTTACCAAAGATGAAATCGGCATATTATTTAACCCTGATAATAACGACTGGGATGCCACTCTAAACAACTGGCTCTTAAGACAAATGCACTTCGGTAAAATTGATGAGTTAAAGAAAAAATGGGGCATTTTTAAACAAGACTAA
- a CDS encoding alpha-L-fucosidase, whose protein sequence is MRKFLIIYLLALTIFPGVSMAQLDNVHQRSTKYDWPKDPKVLEKLDEWQDLKFGVLIHWGLYAVPGIIESWELCSEDWLNRPDSMTYQQYKDWYWGLKDEFNPVNFNPEQWATAAKNAGMKYVVFTTKHHDGFNMFDTKQTDYKITNGPFADNPRSNVAKYVFEAFRKEDMMIGAYFSKPDWHSQYFWWDKYATPNRNVNYDIRKHPERWQKFQDFTYNQIQELMTGYGDIDILWLDGGWVRPKETVNEEVLSWGAPIPEWDQKIDMPKIANMARDKQPGILIVDRTVHGPYENYQTPERTIPEDQLQNPWESNIPLRNNWGYVPNDQAKSINKMIHSLVEIVAKGGSFVLGIGPKPDGTLRDEDIELMEVMGKWLETNGDAIYNTRITENYQDGNTFFTKGKEGELYALVNLEEGKDIPTTISWIGNIPAKGSKITFLSSGGSRVKYKVSGDKVTVTLPSSFIKNNKNYATLAFEFKAAE, encoded by the coding sequence ATGCGAAAGTTTCTAATAATTTACTTGTTAGCATTAACAATTTTTCCTGGTGTCTCAATGGCCCAGTTAGACAATGTACACCAACGATCAACTAAATATGACTGGCCTAAAGACCCTAAAGTGCTTGAAAAGCTAGACGAATGGCAAGATCTAAAATTTGGTGTTTTGATTCACTGGGGACTATATGCTGTTCCCGGTATTATTGAGTCTTGGGAGCTATGTTCTGAGGACTGGTTGAATCGTCCAGACAGTATGACTTACCAGCAATACAAAGACTGGTACTGGGGATTAAAGGATGAATTTAATCCAGTAAACTTTAACCCAGAGCAATGGGCAACTGCTGCCAAAAATGCAGGAATGAAATATGTGGTTTTTACTACTAAGCACCACGATGGTTTCAATATGTTTGATACCAAACAAACAGACTACAAGATCACGAATGGCCCATTCGCTGACAATCCAAGAAGCAATGTGGCTAAATATGTTTTCGAAGCTTTTAGAAAAGAAGATATGATGATTGGTGCCTATTTCTCTAAACCAGATTGGCACTCTCAATATTTCTGGTGGGATAAATATGCGACTCCAAACAGAAATGTAAACTACGACATCAGAAAGCATCCGGAAAGATGGCAGAAGTTCCAAGATTTTACCTACAACCAAATTCAAGAGTTAATGACTGGCTATGGTGACATCGACATATTATGGTTAGATGGTGGTTGGGTAAGACCAAAAGAAACTGTAAACGAAGAAGTATTGAGCTGGGGTGCTCCTATTCCTGAATGGGACCAGAAAATAGATATGCCTAAGATTGCAAACATGGCTCGCGACAAGCAACCTGGTATTTTAATAGTAGACCGTACTGTGCATGGCCCTTACGAAAATTACCAAACTCCTGAGCGTACCATTCCCGAAGATCAACTACAAAACCCTTGGGAAAGTAACATTCCACTTCGTAATAACTGGGGTTATGTACCAAACGATCAGGCAAAATCTATCAACAAAATGATTCACTCTTTAGTAGAGATTGTAGCTAAAGGTGGAAGTTTTGTGTTAGGTATCGGTCCAAAACCAGATGGCACGCTTAGAGACGAAGATATTGAGCTAATGGAAGTGATGGGTAAGTGGTTAGAAACCAATGGCGATGCTATTTACAATACTCGTATTACAGAAAACTATCAGGATGGCAATACTTTCTTTACAAAAGGAAAAGAAGGTGAATTGTACGCTTTGGTAAATTTGGAAGAAGGCAAAGACATTCCAACAACTATAAGCTGGATAGGCAACATTCCTGCTAAAGGAAGCAAAATAACTTTTCTTAGCAGCGGAGGTTCAAGAGTAAAATATAAAGTATCTGGCGACAAAGTAACTGTTACACTGCCGAGTAGCTTTATAAAAAATAATAAAAACTACGCTACTTTAGCTTTTGAGTTTAAAGCTGCAGAATAA